The following coding sequences lie in one Planctomycetota bacterium genomic window:
- the fdhD gene encoding formate dehydrogenase accessory sulfurtransferase FdhD has translation MHDHDASTTRSITRLDGLCARPTDDRLAVEEPLEIRLGDAPLAVTMRTPGDDLDLAAGFCLTEGVVAEPGDVAHIELDAQAKWGNIARVTLTDAAMLQRAERIEAARRQWFVSSSCGLCGKQTIDRLMQELRPLRGDFTIDAATLSSLPTKMRRAQSTFDQTGGLHAAALFTPTGELIALREDVGRHNAVDKVIGHLLRENRLPADEAVLIVSGRSSFEIMQKAAMAGIALIGAVSAPSSLAVDFAQRVGQTLVGFLRENRMNMYAHPQRLRTT, from the coding sequence ATGCACGATCACGATGCGAGCACCACGCGTTCGATCACGCGACTTGACGGCTTGTGCGCCCGGCCGACGGACGATCGACTGGCCGTTGAGGAGCCCCTGGAGATTCGGCTCGGCGACGCGCCGCTGGCGGTCACCATGCGGACGCCCGGCGACGACCTGGACCTGGCGGCGGGCTTCTGCCTGACCGAAGGCGTCGTCGCCGAGCCGGGCGATGTCGCGCACATCGAACTCGATGCGCAAGCCAAATGGGGCAACATCGCGCGCGTCACGCTGACCGATGCGGCCATGTTGCAGCGTGCGGAGCGCATCGAAGCGGCGCGCCGCCAATGGTTCGTCTCCAGTTCCTGCGGCCTGTGCGGCAAGCAAACCATCGACCGGCTCATGCAGGAACTGCGCCCCCTGCGCGGCGATTTCACCATTGATGCGGCGACCCTGTCCTCCCTGCCGACCAAGATGCGGCGGGCGCAATCGACGTTTGATCAAACCGGCGGGCTGCACGCCGCGGCGCTCTTCACACCGACCGGCGAACTGATCGCGCTCCGCGAAGACGTCGGCCGGCACAACGCGGTCGACAAAGTCATCGGTCATCTGTTGCGGGAAAACCGCCTGCCGGCGGACGAAGCCGTGCTCATCGTGTCCGGCCGATCGAGTTTCGAGATCATGCAGAAGGCGGCGATGGCGGGCATCGCGCTCATCGGCGCGGTCAGCGCGCCGTCAAGCTTGGCGGTCGATTTCGCCCAGCGCGTGGGTCAGACTCTCGTCGGTTTTCTGCGTGAGAATCGGATGAACATGTATGCCCATCCGCAGCGGCTGCGAACGACATAG
- a CDS encoding IS110 family transposase, with product MEDRLMAHSLTAFQNHWCVGVDLHKAQMTIAVLDPATGQVAFTTIACKCRAQVVAFFSALPRPHVVAIEAVGFYRWLWDLLEPIVEKLLLADATQCRALAGRRIKTDRHDALNVAELLAAGRLPIAWAPPSQIAALRDVTRHRHYLSRQHARCLHRVQAIMHQVNRPGPARMKAPQLMRYLKAQRDKLPAHLVSQLEMAVDEMVLVERQLDQIAASLKATLAQPRWADEAQRLMSFPGVGVLIAAAVLAEVGDFDRFADRDALTRYAGLNPRTFSSDTTVRTGKLAKAGSRELRWALVQAAWVAVRCDDSVKRLWLRIRKRTGGKRAIIAVARRMLLWMRAAHKKGAAYRHAA from the coding sequence ATGGAGGACCGTCTCATGGCACATTCACTCACCGCTTTCCAGAACCATTGGTGCGTCGGCGTTGATCTGCACAAGGCGCAGATGACGATCGCCGTGCTCGACCCGGCGACGGGGCAGGTCGCGTTCACGACGATCGCGTGCAAGTGTCGGGCGCAGGTCGTCGCGTTTTTCAGCGCGTTGCCCCGGCCGCACGTGGTGGCGATCGAGGCGGTGGGGTTTTACCGCTGGCTCTGGGATCTGTTGGAGCCGATCGTTGAGAAGCTGTTGCTGGCGGACGCCACGCAGTGCCGGGCGCTGGCGGGTCGTCGGATCAAGACGGATCGTCACGATGCTTTGAACGTGGCGGAGCTTTTGGCGGCGGGTCGATTGCCGATCGCCTGGGCGCCGCCGTCGCAGATCGCGGCGCTTCGGGACGTGACGCGTCATCGCCACTATCTGTCCCGCCAGCACGCGCGTTGCCTGCACCGCGTCCAGGCCATCATGCATCAGGTCAACCGCCCCGGCCCCGCCCGAATGAAAGCGCCGCAGCTCATGCGCTACCTCAAGGCCCAGCGCGACAAGCTGCCGGCGCATCTGGTGAGCCAGCTTGAGATGGCGGTCGACGAGATGGTGCTCGTCGAACGTCAGCTCGATCAGATCGCAGCCTCGCTCAAGGCCACGCTCGCCCAGCCGCGCTGGGCCGACGAAGCGCAGCGGCTCATGAGCTTTCCGGGGGTGGGTGTGCTCATCGCCGCGGCGGTGCTGGCGGAAGTCGGCGACTTTGACCGCTTCGCCGACCGCGATGCGTTGACGCGTTACGCCGGTCTGAATCCGCGCACCTTCAGCAGCGACACGACCGTCCGCACGGGCAAGCTGGCCAAGGCCGGTTCGCGTGAACTGCGCTGGGCGTTGGTGCAGGCGGCGTGGGTGGCCGTGCGCTGCGACGATTCGGTCAAACGCCTCTGGCTGCGCATCCGCAAACGCACCGGGGGCAAACGCGCGATCATCGCCGTCGCCCGCCGGATGCTGCTGTGGATGCGTGCCGCACACAAAAAGGGGGCTGCCTATCGACACGCCGCGTGA
- a CDS encoding ATP-binding cassette domain-containing protein: protein MVQIASENVIDIVGLKKIFKDFWMRPRVTAVDDLNLSVKAHEIFGLLGPNGSGKSTTIKIILGLLFPSAGRVAVFGRLPTDVAIKKRIGYLPEESYLYRFLNARETLDYYGRLFHIERHKRVKRIDALLEMVGLDAVQRRPVGEFSKGMQRRIGLAQALINDPDLLILDEPTTGLDPIGTRQIKDIILELKHRGKTVVLSSHLLADVEDVCDRVTILYGGKKRAEGTCDQLLRVEDCTRIETDKLDDATVTKIDELLRRDGKAIRACEAPRQKLEQLFLDIVHRAQAEGARTSGARTGGAVAEFLARDAHLPEDVDGRALIDQLVSTDTSIADPAKAKLEPEKVEPVRSVIDDLTAPAASSDVVEPQDVDDDGGRGEPDRGVIDDLLGGGGKS, encoded by the coding sequence ATGGTCCAGATCGCCAGCGAGAACGTCATCGACATCGTCGGCCTCAAGAAGATCTTCAAGGACTTCTGGATGCGGCCGCGCGTGACCGCGGTCGATGATCTGAACCTGTCCGTCAAGGCCCACGAAATCTTCGGCCTGCTCGGACCCAACGGGTCGGGCAAGTCGACGACGATCAAAATCATCCTCGGCCTGCTTTTCCCCTCCGCCGGCCGCGTCGCCGTGTTCGGGCGTCTGCCCACCGACGTTGCCATCAAAAAACGCATCGGCTACCTGCCCGAAGAGTCCTACCTCTACCGCTTCCTCAACGCCCGCGAAACGCTCGATTACTACGGCCGGCTCTTCCATATCGAACGCCACAAACGCGTCAAACGCATCGACGCGCTTCTGGAAATGGTCGGCCTCGACGCCGTGCAGCGCCGGCCGGTCGGCGAATTCTCCAAGGGCATGCAGCGCCGCATCGGCCTCGCGCAGGCGCTCATCAATGACCCCGACCTGCTCATCCTCGACGAGCCGACGACCGGGCTGGACCCCATCGGCACCCGGCAGATCAAGGACATCATCCTCGAACTCAAACACCGCGGGAAAACCGTCGTGCTTTCGTCGCACCTTCTGGCGGACGTCGAAGACGTGTGCGACCGCGTGACGATTCTCTATGGCGGAAAAAAGCGGGCGGAAGGAACCTGCGATCAACTCCTGCGCGTCGAAGACTGCACGCGCATCGAAACCGACAAGCTCGATGACGCGACGGTGACGAAGATCGACGAGCTGCTGCGGCGTGACGGCAAGGCGATCCGCGCCTGTGAAGCCCCCCGGCAGAAACTCGAACAGCTCTTTCTCGATATCGTTCACCGCGCTCAGGCCGAGGGCGCCCGCACCAGCGGCGCCCGCACCGGCGGGGCGGTCGCCGAGTTCCTCGCCCGCGATGCGCATCTGCCCGAAGACGTGGACGGCCGGGCGCTGATCGATCAGCTTGTCAGCACGGATACGTCCATCGCGGACCCGGCCAAGGCGAAGCTCGAACCTGAAAAGGTCGAGCCGGTGCGTTCGGTGATCGACGATCTGACCGCGCCCGCGGCGTCGAGCGATGTTGTCGAACCGCAAGACGTCGATGACGACGGCGGGCGCGGGGAGCCGGACAGGGGTGTCATTGACGATCTGCTTGGCGGAGGCGGCAAGTCGTGA
- a CDS encoding FdhF/YdeP family oxidoreductase gives MSHEIQKTLAERLRVLVPFGLGSTKPKHFRNMASIVWENRDNLPYAWKVLSKGVCDGCALGVAGFHDWTISGVHLCQTRLNLLRLNTVGPMDHTILGDVNRVRDLSNKKLRKLGRLAYPMLRDAGDAGFRRISWDEAIGLVAGRIKASDPNRLAFFLTSRGITNEVYYVAQKVARYLGTNNVDNAARLCHSPSTGAMKPTLGVAASTCSYRDWFGTDLIVFFGSNPANDQPVSTKYLHQAKKLGTRVVLVNPYREPGMKRYWVPSTAGSAVFGTDIADDWFDVANGGDIAFLYGVIKILIERNDYDAGFVVNHVAGFDELRQQAAKLDWPMLEKRSGLSRASMTEFADLIAKSPNAVFVWSMGITQHVFGADAVQMILNLGLMRGYVGRDKCGLMPIRGHSGVQGGAEMGAYATAFPGGATVNPKNAAALSQHYSFDIPDAPGLQSVEMVDAALRGELDLLYCLGGNFLRTLPDPDYVTRAMANVPLRVHQDIILTDQMFIDPMAGGSVLLLPAQTRYEQEGGGTETTTERRVVLSPQIPRQVGEARCEWRILRDIAAAVDPARMPLFGCDSGEAIRAEIARVVPMYAGIEKLKAGGDQFQYGGPHLCQDGKFATPDGKAHLRAPEVPDTELADGEFHVTTRRGKQFNTLIYADRDPLTGADRDAVFMHADDAAALKLRHGDPVVLANDVGRYAGRVLIAPVARRTLQILWPEGNVIIPRGACDRLGGVPDYNARVRIERAGAAT, from the coding sequence TTGTCACACGAGATTCAAAAAACCCTCGCGGAGCGGCTGCGCGTCCTGGTGCCCTTCGGCCTGGGCTCCACCAAGCCCAAGCACTTTCGCAATATGGCTTCGATTGTCTGGGAGAACCGCGACAATCTCCCCTATGCCTGGAAGGTCCTGAGCAAGGGCGTCTGCGACGGGTGCGCCCTGGGCGTCGCGGGGTTTCACGACTGGACCATCTCCGGCGTCCATCTGTGCCAGACGCGACTCAATCTCCTGCGTCTGAACACCGTCGGCCCGATGGATCACACGATCCTCGGCGATGTGAATCGCGTCCGCGACCTTTCCAACAAGAAGCTCCGCAAACTCGGTCGGCTGGCGTACCCCATGCTCCGCGATGCCGGCGATGCGGGCTTCCGCCGCATTTCGTGGGACGAAGCGATCGGCCTCGTCGCCGGGCGCATCAAGGCCAGCGATCCGAATCGACTGGCGTTCTTTCTGACGAGCCGGGGCATCACCAACGAGGTGTATTACGTCGCGCAGAAAGTGGCGCGCTATCTGGGAACCAACAACGTCGATAATGCCGCCCGACTTTGCCATTCGCCTTCCACCGGCGCGATGAAGCCCACGCTCGGCGTCGCCGCCAGCACGTGCAGCTACCGCGACTGGTTCGGCACGGACCTGATCGTGTTCTTCGGCTCCAACCCCGCCAATGACCAACCCGTCTCCACCAAGTATCTGCACCAGGCCAAAAAACTCGGCACGCGCGTCGTCCTCGTCAATCCCTACCGAGAGCCCGGCATGAAGCGCTACTGGGTCCCCAGCACCGCCGGCAGCGCCGTCTTCGGCACCGACATCGCCGACGACTGGTTCGACGTCGCCAACGGGGGCGACATCGCGTTTCTCTACGGCGTGATCAAAATCCTCATCGAACGCAACGACTATGACGCCGGTTTCGTCGTCAATCACGTCGCGGGTTTTGACGAACTGCGCCAACAGGCGGCGAAGCTCGATTGGCCGATGCTCGAAAAGCGCAGCGGCCTGTCGCGCGCGAGCATGACCGAGTTCGCCGACCTGATCGCCAAGTCGCCCAACGCCGTGTTCGTCTGGTCGATGGGCATCACGCAGCACGTCTTCGGCGCCGACGCGGTGCAGATGATCCTGAATTTAGGCCTGATGCGCGGCTACGTCGGGCGCGACAAGTGCGGGCTCATGCCCATCCGCGGACATTCGGGCGTGCAGGGCGGGGCCGAAATGGGCGCTTACGCCACCGCCTTCCCCGGCGGCGCGACGGTCAATCCCAAAAACGCCGCGGCCCTCAGCCAGCATTACAGCTTCGACATCCCCGATGCGCCGGGCCTCCAATCCGTCGAGATGGTCGATGCCGCCCTGCGCGGCGAGCTGGACCTGCTCTATTGTCTGGGCGGCAATTTCCTCCGCACGTTGCCCGATCCCGATTACGTCACGCGCGCGATGGCCAACGTCCCGCTCCGCGTTCATCAGGACATCATTCTCACGGATCAGATGTTCATTGACCCGATGGCGGGCGGCTCGGTGTTGCTCCTGCCGGCCCAGACACGCTACGAACAGGAAGGCGGCGGGACGGAGACGACGACCGAACGCCGCGTCGTGCTCAGCCCGCAGATTCCACGCCAGGTCGGCGAAGCGCGATGCGAATGGCGCATCCTGCGCGACATTGCCGCCGCGGTCGATCCGGCCCGGATGCCGCTGTTCGGCTGCGACAGCGGCGAGGCGATTCGCGCGGAGATCGCGCGTGTGGTTCCCATGTACGCGGGCATCGAGAAGCTCAAGGCCGGGGGCGATCAATTCCAATACGGCGGGCCGCACCTGTGCCAGGACGGCAAATTCGCGACCCCCGACGGCAAGGCGCATCTCCGGGCGCCGGAGGTGCCGGACACGGAACTGGCCGACGGCGAGTTTCATGTCACGACCCGGCGCGGCAAGCAGTTCAACACGCTCATCTACGCCGACCGCGATCCGCTCACCGGCGCGGATCGCGATGCGGTGTTCATGCATGCCGACGACGCCGCGGCCCTGAAGCTGCGCCATGGCGATCCCGTGGTGCTCGCCAATGACGTCGGCCGCTACGCCGGCCGCGTCCTGATCGCGCCGGTGGCCCGGCGCACGCTTCAGATTCTCTGGCCCGAAGGCAACGTCATCATCCCCCGCGGCGCCTGCGACCGCCTCGGCGGCGTCCCCGACTACAACGCCCGCGTCCGCATCGAACGGGCCGGGGCCGCAACGTAA
- a CDS encoding prepilin-type N-terminal cleavage/methylation domain-containing protein — protein sequence MCHETVLHVGMGSSSEHVLDSKPIVCRAGRSLHGFTLIELLVVAAVIALLTAILLPSLTRARYLAKLVQCEANYRQWGVACIGYASDNLSYLPQFGPGQSTGHNTWDTGNGLLPSLIPYGLTWRQGGGPWYCPLRYHASQDAADQNAALAAMLYPGNKFSIIPHNWWVPRHDTSNYWYPSTPTHPMGFFSKVTDGKPVDHPIVSDMLYAPLGTGTTPSYRQGGHVWNDAVESTSLLYVDGHVGLHMQSDITVQWQGNWDNLN from the coding sequence ATGTGCCATGAGACGGTCCTCCATGTAGGGATGGGTTCAAGCTCCGAGCACGTGCTCGATAGCAAGCCTATCGTGTGCCGAGCCGGCCGGTCCCTACATGGTTTCACGCTCATTGAACTCCTCGTCGTCGCGGCGGTCATCGCGCTGCTGACGGCGATCCTGTTGCCGTCGCTGACGCGGGCGCGGTATCTGGCCAAGCTCGTGCAGTGCGAGGCGAATTACCGGCAGTGGGGCGTGGCGTGCATCGGTTATGCGTCGGACAATCTCAGCTATCTCCCGCAGTTCGGACCGGGCCAGAGCACGGGGCATAACACATGGGACACGGGCAATGGTCTGTTGCCGTCGCTGATTCCTTATGGGCTCACGTGGCGGCAGGGCGGCGGGCCGTGGTACTGCCCGCTTCGCTATCACGCTTCGCAGGACGCCGCCGATCAGAACGCGGCGCTTGCGGCGATGCTCTATCCCGGCAACAAGTTCTCGATCATCCCGCATAACTGGTGGGTCCCGCGGCACGATACGAGCAACTACTGGTATCCGAGCACGCCGACCCATCCCATGGGGTTCTTCTCAAAAGTCACCGATGGCAAGCCCGTCGATCATCCGATCGTCAGCGACATGTTGTATGCCCCGCTCGGTACGGGCACGACCCCGTCCTATCGGCAGGGCGGGCACGTGTGGAACGACGCGGTCGAGTCCACATCGCTGCTGTATGTCGACGGCCATGTCGGGCTGCACATGCAAAGCGACATCACGGTCCAGTGGCAGGGCAACTGGGATAATCTGAATTGA
- a CDS encoding tetratricopeptide repeat protein, with amino-acid sequence MQQLRLTLWCLILLLVSSAGAHAQLNRLDDARFIQGLRERHMKELLLYYLDKNPPSDPVQLAEIKIEQQMLRVEDDKAAPQVRAAAVDDVLNAYRELLKVAPFSHHKQPIWKTDMAKFILETALPFKYVNAAEFVEFGEPTKAQRKAFDDLAAEAGDIMDEAGDDLFRLMGDLPRRRNFVNDFDNTGFWAMLRDEVAGLSVPFYKSWAFYESSMVSKPKDAQRRLAAAREELTRLLAGGTLSPAGKVQAESLLGRVLIKLNAADKALEHLDVAIKDAPKDSMIQLTAELAKTEALHQLKKDSDAINLVHELETKVPASQSPVLLILTYDREFAISGDQSVYPRLFNSSEAAQWKPTIEKYVNDRIVERSAATPKDPSKLASMAPLEVLANADAMTAQANDLKAKAGEATDKEEAKKLRGQANDIYKKVEEALKDFLARDDKTIDDTMRAQALFKQGVAFYQHGMLFDAATALVELVEKYPKDPQAAQAAEYAVLLAQEVYSQHKDNDKAIAVYDKALKGLLTNFPDSPKAPTMWYTRGVFLREQKRYDEAVEAYEKVPQNQEFYISAAYESLYCRVVLWREMPAGNERTAASDVIINKANDALRLFDTIIPKTRGDRAKTLLHNQGDTLLLQAEVMAAAGQAAKAFTALTDFDVKYAQFPDLVTSKRQMAISILVQLGRVAEARNEIEKYINVHPDEGGPMIKSVLDRINEMTRQARLRNAPDEAKKLAETGMDLGQFLLDWAKRQPQYANDPKAMSAFNLILVDQLLNAEKFDEALKIYDDLYQKTGGDSNIDVLYGRGRALFHLEKYDDAKAMLSKILTLAPDKSSPIVWDCWVMYLTIMDKDREALAKTDEKAAGETQRKIFTSILKLERFDKELGGGRYKEALKRLELRNQPQ; translated from the coding sequence ATGCAACAGCTTCGCCTCACACTCTGGTGTCTGATCCTCCTGCTCGTCAGCTCCGCCGGCGCTCACGCCCAATTGAACCGCCTCGACGATGCGCGCTTCATTCAGGGTCTGCGCGAGCGGCACATGAAGGAGCTTTTGCTCTATTACCTGGACAAGAATCCGCCCAGCGATCCGGTGCAGCTCGCGGAGATCAAGATCGAGCAGCAGATGCTGCGCGTCGAGGACGACAAGGCCGCGCCGCAGGTCCGGGCCGCCGCCGTCGATGACGTGCTCAATGCGTACCGCGAGCTTCTGAAGGTCGCGCCGTTCTCGCATCACAAGCAGCCGATCTGGAAGACGGACATGGCCAAGTTCATTCTCGAGACGGCCCTTCCGTTCAAGTACGTCAACGCCGCCGAGTTCGTCGAGTTCGGCGAGCCCACCAAGGCGCAGCGCAAGGCCTTCGACGATCTGGCCGCCGAAGCGGGCGACATCATGGACGAGGCCGGCGACGACCTGTTCCGGCTCATGGGCGATCTGCCCCGCCGCCGCAACTTCGTCAACGACTTCGACAATACGGGCTTCTGGGCCATGCTGCGCGACGAAGTGGCCGGGCTCAGCGTGCCGTTCTACAAGTCGTGGGCGTTCTATGAATCGTCGATGGTGTCCAAGCCCAAGGACGCCCAGCGCCGGCTCGCCGCGGCGCGCGAGGAGCTGACGCGCCTGCTCGCCGGCGGCACGCTCTCGCCCGCCGGCAAGGTGCAGGCCGAGAGTCTGCTCGGCCGCGTGCTCATCAAACTCAACGCCGCCGACAAGGCGCTGGAGCATCTTGACGTCGCCATCAAGGACGCCCCCAAGGATTCGATGATCCAGCTCACCGCCGAGCTGGCCAAGACCGAAGCCCTGCACCAGCTCAAGAAGGATTCGGACGCGATCAACCTCGTGCATGAGCTGGAAACCAAAGTCCCCGCTTCGCAGTCGCCGGTGCTGCTCATCCTGACCTACGACCGCGAATTCGCCATCTCGGGCGATCAGTCGGTCTATCCCCGTCTTTTCAACAGTTCCGAAGCCGCCCAATGGAAGCCGACGATCGAGAAGTACGTCAACGACCGCATCGTCGAGCGCAGCGCCGCGACGCCCAAGGACCCGAGCAAGCTCGCGTCGATGGCGCCGCTCGAAGTGCTCGCCAACGCCGACGCCATGACCGCTCAGGCCAACGACCTCAAGGCCAAGGCCGGCGAAGCGACCGACAAGGAGGAAGCCAAGAAACTCCGCGGCCAGGCCAACGACATATACAAGAAGGTCGAGGAAGCGCTCAAGGACTTCCTCGCCCGTGACGACAAGACGATCGACGATACGATGCGTGCGCAGGCGCTGTTCAAGCAGGGCGTGGCGTTCTATCAGCATGGCATGCTCTTTGACGCCGCCACGGCGCTCGTCGAATTGGTCGAGAAGTACCCCAAGGACCCGCAGGCGGCGCAGGCCGCCGAGTACGCCGTCCTGCTCGCGCAGGAGGTCTACAGCCAGCACAAGGACAATGACAAGGCGATCGCCGTCTACGACAAGGCGTTGAAGGGTCTTCTGACCAATTTCCCCGACAGCCCCAAGGCGCCGACGATGTGGTACACGCGCGGCGTGTTCCTCCGCGAGCAGAAGCGCTACGACGAGGCCGTCGAAGCATATGAAAAAGTCCCGCAGAATCAGGAGTTCTACATCAGCGCCGCGTACGAGTCGCTCTACTGCCGCGTCGTGCTCTGGCGCGAAATGCCCGCCGGCAACGAGCGCACCGCCGCTTCGGATGTGATCATCAACAAGGCCAACGACGCCCTGCGCCTCTTCGACACGATCATCCCCAAAACCCGCGGCGACCGCGCCAAGACGCTCCTGCATAATCAGGGCGACACGCTGCTCCTGCAGGCGGAAGTCATGGCGGCGGCCGGTCAGGCGGCCAAGGCCTTCACCGCGCTGACCGATTTCGATGTCAAGTACGCCCAGTTCCCCGACCTGGTGACGTCCAAGCGGCAGATGGCCATCAGCATCCTCGTGCAGCTCGGCCGGGTCGCCGAGGCGCGCAACGAGATCGAGAAGTACATCAACGTCCACCCCGATGAGGGCGGGCCGATGATCAAGAGCGTCCTGGACCGCATCAACGAAATGACGCGACAGGCCCGTCTCCGCAACGCGCCCGACGAGGCCAAGAAACTCGCCGAGACCGGCATGGACCTGGGCCAGTTCCTCCTGGACTGGGCCAAGCGCCAGCCCCAGTACGCCAACGACCCCAAGGCGATGTCCGCCTTCAACCTCATCCTCGTCGATCAGCTTCTCAATGCCGAGAAGTTCGACGAGGCGCTGAAGATCTATGATGACCTCTACCAGAAGACCGGCGGGGACAGCAATATCGACGTCCTCTACGGGCGCGGCCGGGCGCTGTTCCATCTCGAAAAATACGACGACGCCAAGGCGATGCTCAGCAAGATCCTCACCCTCGCGCCCGACAAGTCCTCGCCCATCGTCTGGGACTGCTGGGTCATGTACCTGACCATCATGGACAAGGACCGCGAAGCGCTCGCCAAGACCGATGAGAAAGCGGCCGGCGAAACCCAGCGCAAGATCTTCACCTCCATCCTCAAGCTCGAACGCTTCGACAAGGAGCTGGGCGGCGGACGCTATAAGGAAGCGCTCAAACGCCTGGAACTGCGCAATCAGCCGCAGTGA
- a CDS encoding YHS domain-containing protein — protein sequence MLEPARTAHYNVFPPPGVPLTIPTSRKRFMIRKAMLMSVLCVAAMSMAARAEKVDFAKQIVPILADRCYKCHGVEKDKGGLRLNTKEAILKGGDDAKTFVASKPAESEIFKRVSLPADDEDIMPPKGDPLTKDQQELIKQWIAEGADFGAWTEDKNAAAPKGEVLPQVPAADGKAIEKLASLGALAMPLAKDTNLINVDFRAEADKIGDSHLVHLKPVATQIAWLNLANTKITDDGLAQLEELKNLRRLHLEKTAIGDAGLAHLKGLSELRYLNLYGTKVTDAGLANLKGLANLEKLYLWQTAVTDAGAADLQKALPNLQIDRGWTAPKEEPKEAGKTADAGAAINGTCPVSGKPVDAAQFSEFQGQKIGFCCEKCKAKFDANPAEVVKKVKEFKPAA from the coding sequence ATGCTAGAACCGGCGAGGACCGCACACTACAATGTTTTCCCGCCGCCAGGTGTCCCGCTGACGATCCCAACGTCGAGGAAACGATTCATGATCAGAAAAGCAATGTTGATGAGCGTGTTGTGTGTTGCGGCCATGTCGATGGCCGCGCGGGCCGAGAAGGTCGATTTCGCCAAACAGATTGTCCCCATCCTCGCCGACCGCTGCTACAAGTGTCACGGCGTCGAAAAGGACAAGGGCGGCCTCCGGCTCAACACCAAGGAAGCCATCCTCAAGGGCGGCGATGATGCGAAGACCTTCGTGGCGTCCAAGCCCGCTGAGAGCGAAATCTTCAAGCGCGTCAGTCTCCCCGCCGACGACGAAGACATCATGCCCCCCAAGGGCGATCCGCTGACGAAGGATCAGCAGGAACTCATCAAGCAGTGGATCGCGGAGGGCGCGGACTTCGGGGCGTGGACCGAGGACAAGAACGCCGCGGCCCCCAAGGGTGAAGTCCTGCCGCAGGTCCCCGCCGCTGACGGGAAGGCGATCGAGAAACTCGCTTCACTCGGCGCGCTGGCCATGCCGCTCGCCAAGGACACGAACCTCATCAACGTCGACTTCCGCGCCGAGGCGGACAAGATCGGCGACTCGCATCTGGTGCACCTCAAGCCCGTCGCGACGCAGATCGCCTGGCTCAACCTCGCCAACACGAAGATCACCGACGACGGCCTGGCGCAGCTTGAGGAACTTAAGAACCTCCGCCGCCTGCACCTTGAGAAGACCGCCATCGGCGACGCCGGTCTGGCGCACCTGAAGGGGCTATCGGAACTGCGTTACCTGAACCTGTATGGCACGAAGGTGACGGACGCGGGGCTGGCGAACCTCAAGGGGCTGGCCAATCTCGAGAAGCTTTACCTGTGGCAGACGGCCGTGACGGATGCGGGGGCGGCGGACCTTCAGAAGGCCCTGCCGAATCTTCAGATCGACCGCGGCTGGACCGCACCGAAGGAAGAGCCCAAGGAGGCGGGCAAGACCGCCGACGCCGGCGCCGCGATCAACGGGACCTGCCCCGTGTCGGGCAAGCCCGTGGATGCCGCCCAGTTCTCCGAGTTCCAGGGCCAGAAGATCGGCTTCTGCTGCGAGAAGTGCAAGGCGAAGTTCGACGCCAACCCCGCGGAAGTCGTAAAGAAGGTCAAGGAATTCAAGCCCGCCGCGTGA